In Poecile atricapillus isolate bPoeAtr1 chromosome 1, bPoeAtr1.hap1, whole genome shotgun sequence, the sequence GCATTTTACCTCCCTGGAAGAGCATCACCAGCAATGTCGCATTTCCCACTGTTCTTCAACAGCTTCATGTTGTGATTTCCAGGCTGTGCTAGAATAAATAGCACAGCTTGGAAACTGAAGCAGCATGCAAGACTGATCATTTGCTCAAAACCAACAGTTTTCAAGAAAATGAATGGGATGTAATTGCATTTCAGCTTCATGAAAATGTAACCATGTAGCATTAGGATGTAGCCTTCCTGTTCAGTTTACACTCAACGGCACTTGCTTATTAGAGACTATTTTGGGTCACTGCATTATTTGTATATGGACAGTAGCTCATGCACATGTACTTTGTAGTCCTGCATGGATCACTCCAGTGGTGTACTCTGACCTTTCATAACAAAGACATGCTCATACTCATTTCAGGTATTTGTTTACCTCATCTGAAGTTTGCTCTATGGCCTTGGGGCCAAATCCTCCATGATTCAACATGTGCAAAGGCTGCATAATTCCCTCATGACCAGTGAGTTCTCTAAAGAAGCCAAACCTGACCAGAAGAACTGCGTGCATTAGGTTCAACAGACACATCTGAGGTTTGGTTTCTTACAACATATGCCACTATTCTAATTGCTCCAGAAATAACCACTGACAACAGAATATCtcaaaaaccaaataaaatctACCTTCACGTCTATATTTGTTTCCATGCAGTGAcaaggttttttcccctcattttctCTGTCAGCCTACCATATTTTTATTCAAACAGCCCTGGTAACTGACTAGGTTTACCCAAATACAGAACTACTGCAGATGTGCCAAACTTGCACAAAGCCAAATAGAGAGCAGTTCAGCGTGACCCTAAGAAAGCATCCATGCAGCAACACTACTGCCAGTCCTCAACAGAGAGAGACAACTCTCTGCAGATCCTTACAGCCAGGGACcaacaaaatcttttcattACTGAGGACTAACTGGTTTCAGTGAGACAGCAAACAGCACACACCGTGGTGTTTCCCAGCAAGATGAACACAAATAACGACTCACCATCAGCACACTGGCCTTAGACTCCAGCTTTATATTAAAGAAACAGTATTTGCAATGCAAGTCTGTCCCCAGTGGCTGCCAAACATTTTGCTTCTGGCCGTAGCCCTCTGCATCGCCCCCCACCGTATGTCACCGTTCCCAGCTACCTCACTCCCCATCTCTTCTCTGGttccctgctctgtgcatcTGCCCCATGCATCTGCCCCAGCCAGAAGCTCCATTTCCCTAGAGACTCTGACGAGGGTCAGCCACAGATGACAACATTAGACAAAACCTCTGAGCAGTGGGGACAGTGCCTCAGCTTTGGGCAGTTACTTTGAAGTCTCTCAGGATGCTGCACACTCACCACACCAGAACAGCCTGGCAGGGGGCCACAAAGGCCAGAGGCCTTGCCACCTCTCCCGGGCAGGCAGTCTGTGGCAgcaggaagaagggaaaggcaagctgtgccaggactgcaggcagagcagaagcaCAGAGTGACAAAAACCAAAGGCAAAGCaagggaaatgtgaaaaaaggAAGCAACACTGAAATCTCATAGAGGACTTTGGCCTTTGTCAGGTTGTTACACTGACATTGCGGTATGCTGGGCTTTGGACCTTGGCTATAAGGCAAACCCAGTGTATAAAGTCAAATGGGACTTTTTGTTCAGCATTATCACATATCAGGCTGTAAAATCACACACACTTGGATGGGCTGCAGGACTATAAACAAAGGATTATGGCATGTGACAAGTGGCTGTTCAGAGGAAAGGAACCAGGGATACCATGGTGATGGGTATCAGTAAAACATTAGACTGAGTGCCTCATTAAAGTTTTAAATTAGTGCTTAAACCATCcagctgacagaaggctgtTCTGGAGAGGCTCTGGTGTGTCctgggagagggacaggagctgcATCTGGGCAGGGAAAGGACATATTTTGGCAGATGATTGGTGcctgtgtcccagcagcagctAGGAAGAGAAAGGCAATATGCCTGGGAGATACCAGCAAAAATTGTGTCAGAGGGCTCCTTACTCTCTGCTCCCCAGGACTGCCACTTTCCCCTTATTCACAGGGCTCAGGAAGGTGCAGGAATATTCTGGTGCAAAACCAGGAAGAGTCTAACCAAGAGGGAATAGGCTGAGAGCTGAAGTAGCTACACAATAGGTCAGGGTCATCCCAACAACAGTATAAAAAGCCTGAGACTGAGAATAGAAATTGCAAACTAGACGAAGACAGGATTCAACCTGGAAAACAAAGGCTATTCAGCAAGGAGGAAATAATTCACCAACTAACATTTGTCTTGACAGAGGAGGGAAGAGTTCTGGAAAGTCAAACTATTGATCTAGCCTTAGGAGAGCTAGAAAATTAGAGAAGGGGACACGAAATTAGCTAGAGAGAAGGAAGGCAACACACCAGCACCAGGAATGTGCATGCAGCTACCATGCCAGGCAACACAGAGCTAAGTGTGGGGCAGGAACCCACTGCTCAGTTCAGGGCTGTGGCTACCATGAGCGTCTGACACACTGGGAGGAGACAGAAGGTGATAGCTCCTTGTGCAACTATGGGTGATTGATTTGTGTTGACAGTATGTATTCCTTGTCTCTGAAGGGACATAGAAACAGTTTACAAACATTTGTAAGGCGCATACCCAAGCAGAAGGGAGTGAAATTACttaagagaagacaaaacaAAGAGAGGGAAAACTGATGTTGAAAGTAACTCAAAAGCTTTTACCGATGAGTGTAGTAGGTTGTGAAATAACCCTCATGAAGAGAGCAGAGAAGAAGCCAGGTATAGGCAGTTTTAAAGCTGGATAGGAAGAAAGTAAATGATACATGAGCAATGAAAGGCATACGGAAGAATTTGTTGAAATTATACCAAAATTTCTACCCACTCAATCTGTAGTTCCAGTTTTCCACTGCCCCACATCTCTTGCTATCATTAGTAGCAACACAAAACtggaaaatgtttattaaaGCTTAACGTTATAGTACTGCTCCACCTGGGCACATAGATTTCTAGACATATCTAGCCAACAGAGCATTAGGATTTATAATTGTGTCTGGGAAAATGACTCACTAGCAGCGATCCACTTAAACTCCTccaattattttctccttccccatcccaaatctccTTTAGTCTTGATGAGGCAGGGATATGACTCTGTGTTTGGATAGTGTGTGTTAATGTCTCCTAGAGTCACATCCAGCTGCTTTGAAAAATCTCCTGATAAATCCCTTTTTAATTGCATTTGGGAGACCACTTACAGGGCTCCCAAAGATCCACATGGAAACCTGAAAAGATCAAGGCCCAAATACAGTCCCAATGAAGGCTGAAATAACAACATGCCAAAAGCCTGGAAGAGCCTACACCTTACCTGGCATATATACTTACCAGCTTAATACTTCCCATGAGGAGGCAACACGGCTATAGCTTGACAGCCACAGTGCTACAGCAAGTATTAATGGTTAGCCCCACCAGCAAGAAGGCTGAGCTCTTCATACGGCAGAGCTGTTCCCTGGCCTAAGGATTTTTCACATGACTAATAACCAAGCTTTATGACTGTCCCCTGCGGACTATCATGACAATGAATGAATGAGATCAGACTAGTCAATATGGCTTATTGGTGGATGTTGCTCACTTGCTGTGGATGCATCATTACCCTGTGCATTCATCAGCACAGTCTTTGCCTGTACAACATGAAATGACAACCAACCTGCAGCTTCTCAGCTTTCTGCTAAGAACTCCCAAGCCTTTTTGGGTCCTTCTTTTGCTCTGTATCCTTGTCTTGGGCCATCCTGGAAAGTCGTTTGGTGAGTACCATATTCTTCTTTATTAAAGCAAAACATATTAAGGTGTACCTGTAGAAGTTAAATGAGAAATTGCTGAAAAATATCAACTTCATAACACAGTGACTAATGGTGCCTTTACTACTCCTGTCctcttcctgaaaaaaatcagagttgCTCCACTAAGTGGCACAGATGCTCTGCAGCTCCACAAGCAGCACTGATCCTCTTTTGACTGAATGGTATTTCCACAGCAAAGCTTTTCTCAACTCCACTGAGACTGTTAAGCCCAGTATTCCTGTAGAAACCAGGGATATTTCAAAGTAACTGCAAGCACCATATTCAAAGTGGGTACTTAAAAAGATGTACTGTATTGCCTGACGCATCTCTGCATCAAGCAGAGATAGCTTACTTAGACTAGCACAAATGGAATAAGGTTTCATGGTTGGAAACTGCTTTGAACTGAAATCTGAGAGCTTTACCATCCCTTTCCAGCTCTGGCATGAATTCCCTAGGCAGCCCAACGCAGGCACCTTCATCTCCCTGGGGCTCAGTCTGCCATCTGTGAAAGTGGGTTAGCATCTCCCGTTCCTTCTTACATACCTTTTATCCTTGTCTATATTAACGGTAAATGCAGATGGGCTTATTCGTGTGCAAAACAGGGGGCACGACCATGAAAGTGCCGTTCATTTACGGAATGTCTGTGGGGCAAGACGTGAGCTCGGAGGGGCAGATGCAAGGTAGGACGCACGGATGAAGGGATGCGCACACAAGGAGTGGGGATGCCTGCAGGGAACGACACTCTTCTGGCGGGCCGGGCGCCTACCAACCACCCGTGGcagcgccgggcccggcccctcGCGGCGGGGAGGCGGGGGCGGGTCCTCCGGCCGGCCGCAGCgctgccccggcccggcccggtccggcggcgcggcggggctgcggggcgggctCCCCCCGCGCCCGCCTCCGCCCGCCCCCCGCGCGGGGCTGCAGCGGGCAGCGCGGGGCGCCGCAGCCTGCGGGCGGCCGCCgtgcccgccgccgccgccccgcagTTGGGGGCGCCGCGCGGGGCCGGGGTGCCATggaggagccgccgccgcccgcctgATCCCCGAGGCCGCCGGCACCGAGACAAAGAGCGGGGCTGCGGCCGCGCCCGCCCGGTGAGTGCCGcgggggagcagggagggaggggggctCCGTCTTGCGCCGCGGGTGGCGGCCCGGGAGTAGGTGTCGGTcccgctgccagccctgcctgacaCCCCCGAGCACCCCTTTCTCCGTTTACCCGTTAACGCGCGGACACCCCCGTCCGCCACTCCGCCAAGTCCAGCGCACCTAAAGCATCCTCTTTCACAGCCCGGCCACCCGCAGCCCAGACCGCCCTCTTGGACCATACACACACGCCGTGCGCTCCCAGCACCCCCGTTCCTTGCCGAACGATTCTGCGCCCACTGCCCAAACCGGCCGGAGCGCTCCGAACGCCCCGCACGTCACCCCGGACACCCCCGTCACCCCAAACGCCCCCGCGCGCACCACAGGGCGCACAACCCGCCCGTCCTAAAGCCGCCCCCACCACCACGCCCCTGTGCCCGACCGCCCAAACACGGCTCCCCGCCCCGGGCCCCCCCTCCCCGGACGCTGCCCCTCTGCGCCCAACACCTGCCGCAGCCTACCCTCTTCCCGCAgaagcacagcccagcccaggcacccCCGGTGCACACCCCGCCGCCCCATCCCAGCCGCTTCGCGCCCCTGCCCGGGGACACAAAGGGGTCTGCGCGCCCGCTGCCCGCCCGCTCACCCGCCGCCGCTCTCTGCCCCGCAGGCCGAGCCATGGTGGAGCCGCCGGCCGAGCCTCCCCCGCAGCCCTGCCCGGCGCCCGGGGGGGCAGCGGGGGGAGAGCCGGCCCGTCCTGGAGAGCAGTCGCCGCTGCTGCACCTGGACCTGTACAACTTCGACTGCGCGGCGGCGGAGGGCAGCCGGTACGTGCTGACCAGCCCGCGGTCGCTGGAGGCCTGCGCCCGCTGCGCCGTGCGGCCCGTGGAGCTGCTGCCGCGGGCGCTGGGGGACCTGCTGAGAGAGGCGCCCGGGCGCTCCATGCGGGTGGCCGCCGGCCTCTACGAGGCCTACGAGCGGGAGCGCCGCCGCAAGCTGCAGCAGTGCCGGGAGGAGCGGGAGAGGATTATCCGGGAGGAGAAGAGGCGGATCCTCGCGCCCCTCGGCAGCCTGCCGCCTTCGCCCGCCGCCCGCGTCTCCTCACGGGCTGCGGCCGCAGCTGCCGGAGGGCCCCGGACCCATGGCGGGGGGAAGGCCAGGGCATCGAGGGGTGCCAAGGGCAAGAGCCACTCCCTGGACTCGCTGCAGAAACGCCGCGAGGGTAGCTGGGGCAAGACCTCCTCTGAGTCGGGGGCTTCGTCGTCCTACAGCGGGGAGAGCCTGCGGGAGCGCGGGGGCAAGGTGTGCGGCCGGGGTCGGGGGGTGGCCGCCGCCAATGGGACTCTGCTGGGGCGCAGCTTCAGCCTGGGCGACCTCAGCCACTCACCACAAACTGCCCAGAGAGTCGAGAGGATCGTCAGGGAGGTGAAGAGGAAGAAGGGTCTCTCAGAGGTGCCAGAGAGAGATAAGAAGATCGCGGCACTGATGATCGCCAAGCACCAGGAGGCCAACATCCTGCGGGAGCAGCGGCAGGCAGCCCACCTGCAGTGGGACAGCCAGCGGCGCCTGGCTGAGCAGCGCAAGGAacaggaggagaaagagaagcagagggccctcctgcagggacagcGGATGTGGGAGAGCCAGGTGGAGAAGCGGCGAGGGAGACTGAACCAGGAACAGGAGGAAGCCGCCCTGATGaaacagaggcagctcctggtgtGTGAGGAGAGGTGGCGCGAGCAAGCGGAGAAGCAGGAGCGGCTGCggagggagaggctggagagggcCATCAAGGAGGACAAGCAGAAAAAGCTCCATCAAGAGCTCAACCTGAAGGCGAAGGAAGAGGTCAAGAAGGAGCACCAGGAGcgagaggagcagctcctgcaagaGAAGCTGTCCACAGCTGCACAGAAGAGGCTGAAGAAGGAGGTgcagctgcagaaggaaaagagactgTTCAACCAAGCAGAGAAGCTGAAGCATGAGGCCTTGCTGAAGGAACTGGCCAAGCAAgaggcagaagagaaggaaatgctgAAGGCATCCCTGAAGATGAGTTTGACAAAGGCTCAGGAGAACTACGAGCAGCTTGTGGAGAAAAGGAACCAGGAGCTGAGGGAGAAGGCCAGGCGTGAGGACATGCAGATCCAGAGAGCTAAACTGgcagcagagaggaaggaaagagagcagagggagcacTTGGAAGCACTGgctagagagagagagagaaagcttCAGCATGCTGCCCAGGTGGCTGAAGAGGCTGTCCAAGAAAAAGCCCGCAAAGTGGTCTTGAGCcgtctggaaaaggaaaaagtgcaGAAGATGAACAAGCAAAAGGTGGAACAGTATGAGGACTTGCGGCGCAGGGAAATACTCCTCTCTATAGAGAGGAAGCTGGAAAGAAGTGAGCAGATCTTCAAGGAGAAGAAGACTGTCTTAGAAAATGCCAGGTCTGTTGCTCGAGCATCCTTCCATGTCCGGGAAAAGGTGCGGGAAGAGACGAACATGCGCACCTTTGACAAGATGGCCTTCGAAGCAGAACTGCATGCTCACCTTAGTAAGAAGTGAAAGATCTTGTCATGGATGAGTGAGGATGCACCGCTGGTTGTCCATCATGATGTGACAGAAAGCTCCTCAGCATAAGCATTGAAAAAAGAACGAAAACCAACACCCACTctaattttgtattttggggGAGCAGGGTACCGCACAAAAATGTGGCAGCTATTTCACATActgttttaaatatgtttttcgTTCTGGGTGTGTTTTAAAGACTGATCTCAGTCATTTTTACAGAGAGGGACCAAGTTTTTGTGTCCTCCACCCCACAAGCACATGCATTTTTTTGGAGAGAGCTGCAAAATCTGCTTGAAGCCTCTGAGTTATTGATTGATGGTCTTCACCAGAGGTGACTACAGCTGCACTCTCCAGCTGGAAATGCAAACAGAGGTTGCTGACTTCTAGAGCCTGCTGAATAAGAACCAAAACCACCCAAGCTGATTCTGCCTGGAGTGACGGGCAATTTGGCTTAAGTTATTGgactgcattttaaaagctgctgcGCTCCCATGCTGAGCTGAAGGTGAGGAAGGCTGGAGTACAGAATGCCATACACCCTTGGGTGCCCCTTGGCTGCTGCTAGTACCAAGCTAGGGAAAGCACAGATCAAGGCCATGCAAGTAGACATCATGATCAGAGCTGGGCTGAAGCTGTCTGGAAGTGCTCACAAACAAAATTCCGTTTATGCTGTTTGTAACTGTTACCCCTCCCAGGTATCCTCacctctccttctcctttccaagTTTCTCTTACAAACATCTGTAgaattccttcttttcttttggaggatggagaaaaggagagaaatttgTGGACGGTCCACAAACTGCCAAGCACCCACGCAAGCCACTTGTTCATTAAGATATAAAAATGAGTGAACCTATGGAA encodes:
- the CCDC177 gene encoding coiled-coil domain-containing protein 177, with protein sequence MVEPPAEPPPQPCPAPGGAAGGEPARPGEQSPLLHLDLYNFDCAAAEGSRYVLTSPRSLEACARCAVRPVELLPRALGDLLREAPGRSMRVAAGLYEAYERERRRKLQQCREERERIIREEKRRILAPLGSLPPSPAARVSSRAAAAAAGGPRTHGGGKARASRGAKGKSHSLDSLQKRREGSWGKTSSESGASSSYSGESLRERGGKVCGRGRGVAAANGTLLGRSFSLGDLSHSPQTAQRVERIVREVKRKKGLSEVPERDKKIAALMIAKHQEANILREQRQAAHLQWDSQRRLAEQRKEQEEKEKQRALLQGQRMWESQVEKRRGRLNQEQEEAALMKQRQLLVCEERWREQAEKQERLRRERLERAIKEDKQKKLHQELNLKAKEEVKKEHQEREEQLLQEKLSTAAQKRLKKEVQLQKEKRLFNQAEKLKHEALLKELAKQEAEEKEMLKASLKMSLTKAQENYEQLVEKRNQELREKARREDMQIQRAKLAAERKEREQREHLEALARERERKLQHAAQVAEEAVQEKARKVVLSRLEKEKVQKMNKQKVEQYEDLRRREILLSIERKLERSEQIFKEKKTVLENARSVARASFHVREKVREETNMRTFDKMAFEAELHAHLSKK